CACGGCCAATGGCCTGAGCCAGGGCTATCGCACCCGTATCGACCGCCTGCAACTGGGCGACATCGTGCTGCGGGATGTCCGCGCATTGGTGGCGCCCGGCCTGCATGGCGATCAGGTGCTGCTCGGCATGAGCGCCCTGAACAAACTTGAATTTACCCAGCGCGGTGGCACCATGCTGCTGCGCCAGACAACGAACCGATGAGGCCCGCATGAGCGACATCCTTGCAGACAGCTTAGATGGCGTAGAACGCCGATCGCTGGCTGACTTCACCGAAAATGCCTACCTCAACTACTCCATGTACGTGATCATGGACCGTGCCCTGCCACATATCGGCGACGGCCTGAAGCCCGTACAGCGGCGCATCGTCTACGCCATGAGCGAGTTGGGGCTGGATGCCGACTCCAAGCACAAGAAATCGGCGCGTACCGTCGGTGACGTGCTCGGTAAGTTCCACCCCCACGGTGACTCGGCGTGCTACGAAGCCATGGTGTTGATGGCCCAGCCGTTCAGCTATCGCTACACGCTGGTCGACGGCCAGGGCAACTGGGGTGCGCCGGACGATCCCAAATCCTTCGCCGCCATGCGTTATACCGAAGCGCGGCTGTCGCGTTATTCCGAAGTGCTGCTCAGCGAGCTGGGGCAGGGCACTGCGGACTGGGGGCCGAACTTCGACGGCACCCTCGACGAACCGCTGGTATTGCCGGCCCGTTTGCCGAACATCCTCCTCAACGGCACCACCGGTATCGCCGTGGGCATGGCCACCGACGTTCCGCCGCACAACCTGCGGGAAGTCGCCAGCGCCTGCGTGCGCCTGCTCGATGAGCCAAAAGCCACGGTCGAACAGCTCTGCGAACACATCCAGGGCCCGGATTATCCGACCGAAGCGGAAATCATCACGCCGCGCGCCGAACTGCTGAAGATGTACGAAACCGGCAAAGGCTCGGTGCGCATGCGCGCCGTTTACCACATCGAAGACGGTGACATCGTCGTCACCGCGCTGCCGCATCAGGTCTCCGGGGCCAAGGTCCTGGAGCAGATCGCCGCGATGATGCAGGCCAAGCCGTCCAAGGCGCCGCAGGTCGCGGACTTGCGCGACGAGTCGGACCACGAGAACCCGTGCCGCATCGTGATCATCCCGGTCAACAGCCGCGTCGATCATGAAGCGCTGATGCAGCACCTGTTCGCCACCACTGACCTGGAGTCCAGCTACCGGGTCAACGTCAATATCATTGGTCTGGACGGCAAGCCGCAGCTGAAGAATCTGCGCGCCTTGCTGGTGGAATGGCTGGAATTCCGCGTCCTGACCGTCCGTCGGCGTCTGCAATTCCGCCTCGACAAGGTCGAGCGTCGCCTGCACCTGTTGGACGGTTTGCTGATTGCCTACCTCAACCTGGATGAAGTGATCCACATCATCCGTACTGAGGAGCATCCGCGAGCCAAGCTGATCGAGCGCTTCGCCCTGAGCGAAATCCAGGCCGATTACATCCTCGACACCCGTTTGCGTCAGTTGGCGCGACTGGAAGAAATGAAGCTGCGTGCCGAACAGGATGAACTGCTCAAGGAACAGGCCAAGCTGCAAGCCCTGCTGAGCAGCGAAGCCAAGCTGAAGAAGCTCGTGCGCAGCGAGCTGATCAAGGATGCCGAAACCTATGGCGATGACCGTCGGTCGCCAATCGTCGAGCGCGCCGAAGCCAAGGCCCTGACCGAAACCGAGCTGCTGCCGAACGAAAAAATCACCGTCGTTCTGTCGGAAAAAGGCTGGGTTCGTTCCGCCAAGGGTCATGAAATCGACGCGACCGGGCTTTCCTACAAGGCCGGGGACGGCTTCAAGACCTCGGCGGCCGGGCGTTCCAATCAGTTTGCGGTGTTTATCGACTCCACCGGACGCAGCTATTCGGTGGCCGCGCATACCTTGCCATCGGCCCGGGGTCAGGGCGAGCCGTTGACCGGCCGTCTGACGCCGCCGCCAGGGGCGA
This genomic interval from Pseudomonas putida contains the following:
- the parC gene encoding DNA topoisomerase IV subunit A gives rise to the protein MSDILADSLDGVERRSLADFTENAYLNYSMYVIMDRALPHIGDGLKPVQRRIVYAMSELGLDADSKHKKSARTVGDVLGKFHPHGDSACYEAMVLMAQPFSYRYTLVDGQGNWGAPDDPKSFAAMRYTEARLSRYSEVLLSELGQGTADWGPNFDGTLDEPLVLPARLPNILLNGTTGIAVGMATDVPPHNLREVASACVRLLDEPKATVEQLCEHIQGPDYPTEAEIITPRAELLKMYETGKGSVRMRAVYHIEDGDIVVTALPHQVSGAKVLEQIAAMMQAKPSKAPQVADLRDESDHENPCRIVIIPVNSRVDHEALMQHLFATTDLESSYRVNVNIIGLDGKPQLKNLRALLVEWLEFRVLTVRRRLQFRLDKVERRLHLLDGLLIAYLNLDEVIHIIRTEEHPRAKLIERFALSEIQADYILDTRLRQLARLEEMKLRAEQDELLKEQAKLQALLSSEAKLKKLVRSELIKDAETYGDDRRSPIVERAEAKALTETELLPNEKITVVLSEKGWVRSAKGHEIDATGLSYKAGDGFKTSAAGRSNQFAVFIDSTGRSYSVAAHTLPSARGQGEPLTGRLTPPPGASFECVLMPEDDALYVIASDAGYGFVVKGEDLQAKNKAGKALLSLPNNAKVIAPRPVADREQNWLASVTTEGRLLIFKISDLPQLGKGKGNKIIGISGERVASREEFVTDIAVIPEGATLVLQAGKRTLSLKADDLEHYKGERGRRGNKLPRGFQRVDALLVENLN